A region from the Muribaculum gordoncarteri genome encodes:
- a CDS encoding sensor histidine kinase translates to MAGSKIRFSFHSRVLLLVLTMSWLLVGTFMVFQYRREKAFKEQLLDCELQMHNRRILDDISRGVSIDSIIGHIGSPLDNLRISLIDNAGNVIFDNNDSTPFPSGDHNSRPEVIEARKSGIGHSVSRYSVSDNCSYFYSAMRGDDGIVIRSAAPYTHSLQEVLKADSSILWIMIAFAIVLSLASYVASHKISLSIRRLNLFAEKAEKGERIYNDEAFPHDELGSIASHIVRLYIQRDEQHREALRQEKDKIRLKKQLTNNINHELKTPVASILVCLELLRDHPEMLSEEKKRELNDRIFANAQRLNSLLKDVAAITRMDEGEEMIEKAPVDLVELVNDVVAEERLRTSMNITVDMPQLKINGNRQLLESIFRNLIDNAISYSGGSEIVIKADNEGNFTVSDNGCGVPDEHLPHIFERFYRIDKGRSRAAGGTGLGLSIVRNAVGIHGSDISVTNDGGLQFRFRLH, encoded by the coding sequence ATGGCTGGAAGCAAGATTAGATTCTCGTTCCATTCACGCGTGCTGCTGCTTGTGCTCACCATGAGCTGGCTGCTTGTAGGTACATTCATGGTGTTTCAGTACCGCCGTGAAAAAGCCTTCAAGGAGCAGCTTCTCGACTGCGAGCTGCAGATGCACAACCGCCGCATCCTCGACGACATATCCCGTGGGGTGTCAATCGACAGTATAATCGGTCACATCGGCTCGCCGCTCGACAATCTGCGCATATCATTAATCGACAACGCCGGAAATGTCATCTTTGACAACAACGACAGCACTCCCTTCCCGTCGGGCGATCACAACAGCCGTCCTGAAGTTATCGAGGCCCGCAAGTCGGGAATCGGACATTCGGTGTCACGCTATTCGGTCAGCGACAACTGCAGTTACTTCTACTCGGCGATGCGGGGCGACGACGGCATCGTCATACGCTCGGCCGCTCCCTACACCCATTCTCTTCAGGAAGTGCTTAAAGCCGACAGCTCCATCCTGTGGATAATGATTGCCTTTGCAATAGTACTAAGCCTCGCAAGCTATGTAGCGTCACACAAGATATCGCTGAGCATACGCCGCCTCAACCTGTTTGCCGAGAAAGCTGAAAAAGGTGAGCGCATATACAATGACGAAGCATTTCCTCACGACGAGCTTGGCAGCATTGCAAGTCACATCGTGCGACTATATATCCAGCGTGACGAGCAGCATCGCGAAGCATTGCGACAGGAAAAGGACAAGATACGCCTTAAGAAGCAGCTTACCAACAATATCAACCATGAGCTGAAGACTCCCGTCGCCTCGATTCTCGTGTGCCTTGAACTGCTGCGCGACCATCCCGAAATGTTGTCGGAGGAGAAAAAGCGCGAACTAAACGACCGCATCTTCGCCAACGCACAGCGACTCAACTCACTGCTGAAGGATGTCGCCGCCATAACGCGCATGGACGAGGGCGAGGAGATGATTGAGAAAGCACCCGTCGACCTCGTCGAACTTGTCAACGATGTAGTGGCCGAGGAGCGACTGCGCACATCGATGAACATAACCGTCGACATGCCTCAGCTGAAAATCAACGGCAACCGTCAACTGCTTGAATCGATATTCCGCAACCTCATCGACAACGCAATCTCCTACAGCGGCGGCAGCGAAATCGTCATCAAGGCCGACAACGAAGGCAATTTCACCGTCAGCGACAACGGATGCGGAGTGCCCGACGAGCATCTGCCCCACATCTTCGAGCGATTCTACCGCATCGACAAGGGCAGGTCACGCGCAGCCGGAGGCACCGGACTCGGACTGTCTATCGTGCGTAACGCAGTAGGAATCCACGGCTCCGACATAAGCG
- a CDS encoding response regulator transcription factor — protein MNAKCARILIVDDEETLCECLRTYLEFEGYDVTTASSAEEALRLDLSSFNLLLLDIMMDGMSGLELADLLKRNPSTADIPVIFLTARDSVDDMVDGLRIGDDYIAKPYSIRNVIARIQAVLRRTMPKPGHGVVCDRASLVCTVDGVPVKLPRKEFEILALFVENPGRIFSREEILKKVWPEQVIVVDRSIDVHVTRIRGKIAPYGGNIITRSGYGYGWKQD, from the coding sequence ATGAACGCTAAATGTGCAAGAATACTGATAGTTGACGACGAAGAAACTCTTTGCGAGTGTCTGCGCACCTATCTTGAGTTTGAGGGTTACGATGTCACCACCGCATCAAGTGCCGAGGAGGCGTTGCGGCTCGACCTGTCGTCATTCAATCTGCTGCTGCTCGACATCATGATGGACGGCATGAGCGGTCTTGAATTGGCCGATTTGCTTAAACGCAATCCCTCTACAGCCGACATTCCGGTCATATTCCTCACCGCCCGCGACTCCGTTGACGACATGGTCGACGGCCTGCGCATAGGCGACGACTACATCGCCAAACCCTATTCCATACGCAACGTGATAGCCCGCATCCAGGCCGTGCTCCGACGCACCATGCCCAAGCCCGGTCACGGAGTGGTGTGCGACAGAGCCTCTTTGGTCTGCACCGTCGACGGCGTGCCTGTGAAGCTGCCGCGCAAGGAGTTTGAGATTCTCGCCCTGTTTGTCGAGAATCCCGGCCGCATATTCTCGCGCGAAGAGATTCTGAAGAAAGTGTGGCCCGAGCAGGTCATTGTCGTCGACCGCTCAATCGATGTCCATGTCACGCGCATTCGCGGCAAGATCGCCCCTTACGGAGGTAACATAATCACACGCTCAGGTTACGGATATGGCTGGAAGCAAGATTAG